CCGGGGTCGCGAAGGCGATCGCGGCTGGGTCAGGAGCTCCCGTTCCCACTGCGAGAGCCCGCGGCTCAGAGCTTCGAGGGGGTCGTTCTCGGGAAGGTTCGCGGGATGGCTCCCCAGGGGCCGCGAAAGCGGGTCCCCGAGGGGCTTGCCCAGGGGGTTCGACGAGGCGGCCGACTCGTTCTCGTGGAATGGATCGGTGTGTTGGGACATCGCGTCCTTGCCTCACAGTGCCGGCGCGCCCTGCGCGTCGGAAGGTCCCGGTCGACGACGTAGAATACAACTGTAAAACTAGATTGTCAAGTGTCGGAACGGGGGGTGGGACGCTTCCGTCTCAGGGAAACCCCGAAAATGGCGTATCCAAGCGCCAAAATTAGAACTGCGCCCACCGCGAGCGGAGCGCTTTTCAGGCTCCAGACGCCGATTCCGACGGCGGAAGTGACGGTCACCAGGAGTGAAATCAAGGCCACCGTCCCCCACCGTCCACAAATCCGACCAAGTCGGTGGGTGGTGTGGTCGGTGCTTCCCTCGGCGATGGGACGGCCCGTGACCAGGCGGTCGAAGACCACGAAGAGGACGTCGAAGAAGGGGTACGAAAGAATACAGAGAACCCCCGCCGCGTGGGGCACGGTGAGGGCGTCGTCCAGGGCCTGCAGCGCCAGGGTGGCCAGGACGAAGCCGAGCAGGTGGCTCCCCGCGTCGCCCAGAAAGATGCGCGCGGGCGGGGCGTTGTAGACAAAGAATCCGGCGCAGGCTCCCGCCAGCGCCCATCCGAGCGCGCGATCCATTCCGGCCCCGAAGAGGAGCGACAGGGCGAGGAATCCGGCCGCCGAGATCGGAACGATCGCGGCGACGATGCCGTCCATCGCGTCGAGGAAGTTCACCGCGTTGAGCAGGCCGACGACGCCGACGAGGGCGATCGCCGCCAGGAGCGGCTGCTGCGCGAGGAATCCGCCGCCGCGAGCGCCCCAGAGAATCAACGTGACCGCGACCGCGATCTGCCCCGCGAGCTTCCCCATCGGCCGCATCGGCCGGCGATCGTCCACCAGCCCGAGCGCGAGCGAGAGCGCGGCTCCGAAGAGCACTCCGGCGCGTGGCCATTCGATGTCGGCGTGGAGGAGGACGTTCCCGAGGACCATGCCCAGCGCGACCGCGAGGGCGACGGCCACGCCGCCGAGAAGCGGCGTCGGCTCGGGATGGTGCTTCCGCGGGTCGGGATGGTCGAGGTATCCGAGGGCGGGCGCGAGGCGACGGAAGAGCGGCGTGACGACGAGCGCCGCAACGAATGCGAGCGGGGCGACGAGCGGTGTCAGGTGCGACGTCAAGCCGCGCGCGTCCTCAGGCGGGAGGCGGCGTCACGCGGAGCGCATCGCTCAGAGCGGGAGCGCCCGGATCGGTGTCGACGCCCGGCCCCCGCGGGCGCCGACGTCGCGCGCCGATTCGATCGCGAGCACCGAGGCGTCCCACGTGAAGCGGGCGCGCGCCCAGGCGCGGCCGAGACCGCCCAGCGCGGCCGCCGCCCCGGGATCGCGAAGGAGTGCGACGGCGTGCGCCGCGAGGGTGCCGGCATCCTCCCCGATGCGGAGGATCCCCTCGGGAACGGGC
This DNA window, taken from Candidatus Binatia bacterium, encodes the following:
- a CDS encoding MraY family glycosyltransferase encodes the protein MTSHLTPLVAPLAFVAALVVTPLFRRLAPALGYLDHPDPRKHHPEPTPLLGGVAVALAVALGMVLGNVLLHADIEWPRAGVLFGAALSLALGLVDDRRPMRPMGKLAGQIAVAVTLILWGARGGGFLAQQPLLAAIALVGVVGLLNAVNFLDAMDGIVAAIVPISAAGFLALSLLFGAGMDRALGWALAGACAGFFVYNAPPARIFLGDAGSHLLGFVLATLALQALDDALTVPHAAGVLCILSYPFFDVLFVVFDRLVTGRPIAEGSTDHTTHRLGRICGRWGTVALISLLVTVTSAVGIGVWSLKSAPLAVGAVLILALGYAIFGVSLRRKRPTPRSDT